The window CAAAAGTTTGATTTTATCAGAATATATGGCTATGGAGTAATTTCAGTTATTTTCATACATTTTATCGTCAACCTCGGAATGACTCTCGGAATTTTTCCTGTTATTGGTATTCCATTACCATTTATTAGTTATGGTGGTTCATCATTATTAGGATTTTCAATAATGATTAGTGTTTATCTTAAATTTATTTCTGATTATTCACATTATTATAATTGATGAATTTTTTAATAAAACGTAATAATCCAAACGTATTTTAACAGCTAATACGTTTTTTTCCAAACGTATTTTTACATAATATGTGTATCAATCCAGATGTATTTATTATTTTTGCAATAAAAAAAATATTATGTTACGTTATTTTTCGGACTATCTTAAAGAATGGCAAAATCGTAGCCATAGAAAACCTTTGATAATAAGGGGTGCAAGACAAGTTGGAAAAACTTATACAATTGAAAATTTTGGAGAAGAAAATTTTGAAGAAACAATAACAATAAATTTTGAGGAAACCCCTGAATTAAAACATTTTTTTCAAAACAATGATGTAAAACAAATTATTAGAAATTTGGAAATCTATTTTGAAAAAAAAATTATTTTATCAAAAACGCTACTATTTCTTGATGAAATTCAAACATGCCCTGAAGCAATAGTTAGTTTACGATACTTTTATGAAAAAATCCCTGACTTACATATTTTGGTAGCAGGTTCATTATTAGACCAAGTACTTAATGATATGAAATATTCTATGCCTGTTGGCAGAGTGGAATTTGCATATATGTATCCATTAAATTTTAATGAATTTTTGCTGGCACTTAATAAAAAATCACTTGTCAATTATTTGGAAAACTACAATATCAAACAAAAAATTCCAATAGCTATTCATAACAAATTAATGGAATATACACGTTTATATTTTTTTATTGGCGGAATGCCAGAGGCTGTTAAGGTATATTCACAAACAAAAAGCTTAATTGACGTTGAACGTATTCATGAAAGTATTGTCAAATCTTTTGAGTTTGACTTTTCAAAATACGGAACGTCAACTCAACAAAATATAATGACCAAACTATTAAGGTATCTTCCTAAAGTAGGATGTCAAAAATTTAAATATGTAAATTTTGATAGTTCTATTCGTTCTGATATTACAAAAAAATCACTTTGGCTATTAAATATGAGCAGAATAACCTATCTTATCTACAACACAAAAGCAACAGGAATTCCACTTGAGCATAACATTAATGAAAAAGTATTTAAAACACTTTTTTTAGATATAGGTCTTTCAAATCATATTTTAAAACTCAGGCTCACTGACATAGAAAATTTACAAACGAAAATCGAAGGCAATCTTGCAGAG of the Bacteroidota bacterium genome contains:
- a CDS encoding AAA family ATPase, whose translation is MLRYFSDYLKEWQNRSHRKPLIIRGARQVGKTYTIENFGEENFEETITINFEETPELKHFFQNNDVKQIIRNLEIYFEKKIILSKTLLFLDEIQTCPEAIVSLRYFYEKIPDLHILVAGSLLDQVLNDMKYSMPVGRVEFAYMYPLNFNEFLLALNKKSLVNYLENYNIKQKIPIAIHNKLMEYTRLYFFIGGMPEAVKVYSQTKSLIDVERIHESIVKSFEFDFSKYGTSTQQNIMTKLLRYLPKVGCQKFKYVNFDSSIRSDITKKSLWLLNMSRITYLIYNTKATGIPLEHNINEKVFKTLFLDIGLSNHILKLRLTDIENLQTKIEGNLAEQFIGQELNCLPPYFTENNLYYWMREKRNSEAEIDYLTEIENKIIPIEVKSGKTGTLKSLQVFVAEKNSDIAIRFNADLPSKTQIETSIKIAKKLKKVNFQLISLPLYLVSNCFQNKIIFNHRN